Proteins from one Telopea speciosissima isolate NSW1024214 ecotype Mountain lineage chromosome 1, Tspe_v1, whole genome shotgun sequence genomic window:
- the LOC122656569 gene encoding peroxidase 12-like, translating to MAFSSFSLTFVSLLLISSFFLLSVSEAKSESSHHLVKGLSWTFYKSKCPEVESIVRKHLKKVFKKDIGQAAGLLRLHFHDCFVLGCDASVLLDGSASGPSEQEQPPNLTLRAKAFEIINDLQALVQEHCDAVVSCADLVALAARDSVFLSGGPDYRVPLGRRDSLSFATREATLANLLPGTSNTSAVLDLLATKKLDATDAVALSGGHTIGIAHCSSFTNRLYPTQDPTMDETFAAELKSTCPESATDDATTFDDISTPNLFDNKYFVNLVNRKGLFNSDQDLYMDSRTKDIVTSFAEDEALFLEKFVHAMMKMGQLNVLTGKKGDVRTNCSALNSDTYLSSVVDGDDDDEQSSEL from the exons AtggctttctcttctttctctttaactTTCGTGTCTCTGCTCTTgatctcttccttttttctattGAGTGTTTCAGAGGCAAAATCTGAGTCTTCCCATCATTTGGTGAAGGGACTCTCATGGACATTCTACAAATCCAAATGCCCTGAGGTAGAGAGCATCGTTAGGAAACATCTTAAGAAGGTTTTCAAAAAGGATATTGGCCAAGCTGCAGGCCTTCTCCGCCTTCACTTCCATGATTGCTTTGTTCTG GGATGTGATGCTTCAGTGTTGCTGGATGGTTCAGCAAGCGGCCCAAGCGAGCAGGAACAACCACCCAACTTAACCTTGAGAGCTAAGGCGTTTGAGATCATCAACGACCTCCAAGCCCTAGTCCAGGAGCACTGTGACGCTGTCGTCTCCTGTGCTGACCTCGTCGCTCTTGCTGCCCGTGATTCCGTTTTTCTG TCCGGGGGTCCCGATTACAGAGTGCCCTTAGGAAGGCGAGACAGTTTAAGCTTTGCCACAAGAGAAGCAACCCTAGCGAACCTGCTACCCGGCACCAGCAACACAAGCGCAGTCCTCGACTTGTTGGCCACCAAGAAATTGGATGCCACCGACGCCGTCGCACTCTCCGGTGGCCACACGATCGGCATCGCCCATTGCTCTTCCTTCACCAACCGCCTCTACCCTACCCAAGACCCCACCATGGACGAGACATTCGCCGCCGAACTCAAGAGTACCTGCCCAGAATCCGCCACTGACGACGCCACTACCTTCGATGATATCAGTACACCCAACCTGTTCGACAATAAGTACTTCGTTAACCTCGTGAATCGAAAAGGACTCTTCAACTCCGACCAAGACCTTTACATGGACAGCAGGACCAAGGACATCGTCACCAGCTTCGCAGAGGATGAGGCTCTGTTCTTAGAGAAGTTCGTTCACGCCATGATGAAGATGGGTCAGCTTAATGTGTTGACGGGGAAGAAGGGAGATGTTCGTACCAATTGCTCCGCTCTCAACTCCGATACGTACTTGTCGTCAGTGGTGGACGGTGACGATGACGACGAGCAGAGCTCCGAGTTATAA